In Clostridium sp. JN-1, one genomic interval encodes:
- the murD gene encoding UDP-N-acetylmuramoyl-L-alanine--D-glutamate ligase yields MKSSFIDFKKFIRGKKTAVVGIGISNKPLIDLLLNLGADVSAFDKKNEEQLGKTADQLSKKGVKLVLGTGYMENLKNFEVIFKTPSMRIDMPELQEAKKAGAYITSEMEEFIKYCPAKIYGVTGSDGKTTTTTLIYNILKEQGYKTWVGGNIGTPLFSKIEEINKDDKVVLELSSFQLMTMNVSPEISIITNLSPNHLDIHKDMDEYINAKKNIFKYQGKDDLLILNKDNELTDSMTCEANGRLMQFSIKQKIDDGAYFQNDKLYINNNEVCKLGDIKLKGMHNVENLLAAFCAVSEDVDISTMKKVASSFTGVEHRCEFVRELNGVKYYNDSIASSPTRTLAGLKAFEKPVILIAGGYDKNIPFEPLAQEGYKYIKTLILVGNTKDKIKLSFDKVIEDRKIELPIIIADSFEDAIMKAKENSKQGDIITLSPACASFDMFPNFEARGNRFKEIVNNLE; encoded by the coding sequence ATGAAAAGTAGCTTTATAGATTTTAAAAAATTTATAAGAGGAAAGAAAACAGCTGTAGTTGGTATAGGAATTAGCAATAAACCCTTGATAGATTTATTATTAAATCTAGGTGCAGATGTCAGTGCGTTCGATAAAAAGAATGAAGAACAGTTGGGAAAAACTGCAGACCAGCTTAGTAAAAAAGGTGTTAAGTTAGTTTTGGGCACTGGATATATGGAAAACTTAAAGAATTTTGAAGTGATATTTAAAACTCCTTCTATGAGAATAGATATGCCAGAACTTCAAGAAGCTAAGAAAGCAGGGGCATATATAACTTCTGAAATGGAGGAATTTATAAAGTATTGTCCAGCTAAAATATATGGAGTAACAGGTAGTGATGGTAAAACTACTACTACTACTTTGATATATAACATCTTAAAAGAACAGGGATATAAAACATGGGTAGGAGGAAATATAGGTACACCTCTATTTAGTAAAATAGAAGAAATAAATAAGGACGATAAAGTAGTATTAGAGTTATCCAGTTTTCAACTTATGACAATGAATGTATCACCTGAAATTTCTATAATAACAAATTTAAGTCCTAATCATTTAGACATACACAAAGATATGGATGAATATATAAATGCTAAGAAAAATATATTCAAGTATCAAGGAAAAGATGATTTGCTTATTTTGAATAAAGATAATGAATTAACTGATTCTATGACTTGTGAAGCAAATGGAAGGTTGATGCAATTTAGTATAAAGCAAAAAATTGATGATGGTGCTTATTTTCAAAATGATAAGTTGTATATAAATAATAATGAAGTATGTAAATTAGGAGACATTAAGCTAAAAGGTATGCACAATGTCGAAAACTTATTGGCAGCTTTTTGTGCTGTATCTGAAGATGTTGATATTAGTACTATGAAGAAAGTAGCTTCTTCATTTACAGGAGTAGAACATAGATGTGAATTTGTAAGAGAACTAAATGGAGTAAAATACTATAATGATTCAATAGCCTCAAGTCCTACTAGAACATTAGCTGGGTTAAAGGCTTTTGAAAAGCCAGTTATCTTAATTGCAGGAGGTTACGATAAAAACATACCGTTTGAACCTTTGGCACAAGAAGGATATAAGTACATTAAGACTTTAATTTTAGTAGGTAATACTAAAGACAAGATAAAATTAAGCTTTGATAAAGTTATAGAAGATAGGAAAATCGAATTGCCAATTATAATAGCTGATAGTTTTGAAGATGCAATTATGAAAGCAAAGGAAAATTCTAAGCAGGGAGATATAATTACATTATCACCAGCTTGTGCAAGTTTTGATATGTTTCCTAATTTTGAAGCTAGGGGAAATAGATTCAAGGAAATAGTAAATAATTTAGAATAA
- the fsa gene encoding fructose-6-phosphate aldolase encodes MKLFIDTANVDEIREINDMGVICGVTTNPSLIAKEGKDFNEVIKEITSIVDGPISGEVIALDADGMIKEGREIAKIHKNMVVKIPMTEEGLKAVNVLSKEGIKTNVTLIFSAGQALLAARSGASYVSPFLGRVDDISDNSIELLSSICKIFRIHNIKTQIIAASIRNPMHVVNAAACGAHIATVPYKIIKQLIKHPLTDQGIEKFMKDWKEAFDK; translated from the coding sequence ATGAAACTATTTATAGATACAGCAAATGTAGATGAAATAAGAGAAATTAATGATATGGGGGTTATTTGTGGAGTTACTACAAATCCTTCACTAATAGCAAAGGAAGGAAAAGATTTCAATGAAGTAATAAAAGAAATCACTTCTATTGTAGATGGACCTATAAGCGGCGAAGTAATTGCACTTGATGCAGATGGAATGATAAAAGAGGGTAGAGAAATTGCAAAAATTCATAAAAACATGGTTGTAAAAATACCAATGACTGAAGAGGGTCTGAAGGCTGTAAATGTTTTATCAAAAGAAGGAATAAAGACAAATGTAACACTTATTTTTTCAGCTGGTCAAGCATTATTAGCAGCTAGATCAGGTGCTTCTTACGTTAGTCCGTTTCTTGGAAGAGTTGATGATATATCTGATAACTCCATAGAATTACTATCTTCCATATGTAAAATATTTAGAATTCATAACATAAAAACACAGATAATAGCAGCAAGTATAAGAAATCCTATGCATGTTGTAAATGCCGCAGCTTGTGGTGCACATATTGCCACTGTACCTTATAAAATTATAAAACAATTAATCAAACATCCTTTAACTGATCAGGGAATAGAAAAGTTTATGAAAGACTGGAAAGAAGCTTTTGACAAATAA